The DNA region ACAACTTGTATGTTTCTTTTGCAAAGCCTGCTTTCACAAGACCATGAATTAAAATTGAGTAGCTCCGAACATCAGGAATTAACCCTTGAGCCTTTATTTCTTCAAACAAATCCCTTCCTCTATCAATTTCACCTGCTTTAAAAACACAATCCATGTAAATATTAAGGAGCGTTAGATCAGGAGAACAACCCCTATGCATcatctccttgtaaattttgtgACCATCCTCCTTCCTACCACACTTGAAGAAATTCCTAATAAGAGATGTATACACTACTGCATTTGGACTTTGATCGGAATCTAACATCTTCTCATAAAGCATGTAGGCATCATCTACCCTGCCATGTCTACCCAAACCCTCAATAAGAGAACAAAATGTAACTGCATCAGGGGTGCAAAGTTTATGATCCAATCCTAAAAATATGGAGCAAGCATCATCAAGTCTTTGAGCTTTACATAGTCTATCAATCATTATATTTACAGTCATGATATTAGGGAACAAACCAGCCTCTTTCATGGCTTCCTGAACCTTCAGTGCGGGTTCGAGCTGTCCTGCCTTACAAAGCATGTCAATCAAGATATTGTAGGTTGCAAGATTTGGTGCCGCATCTTTTTTCATTTCTTCATAGATCCTCAATGCTTCAGCTACTTTACCCTTTTTACCCAGGCAAGTCAGAAGGCAATTATAAGCAACTACACTAGGTATGCATCCCTTTCTTTTTTGTCTCTCGAGTAAATCATATGCTTCATCAAATTTTCCAACTGAACCATAACCCATAATCATGGTATTATAAGCATAAACACACGGGACACTTCTGTTTTGATCCAATTCTTCAAACAACTCAACAGCTTCATCCAGCCTCTCAGCCTTGCAAAGAACACCTATCATGCTAGTATAGGTCACATCATCAGGAACCAACCCTTGTGCTTTCAATTCATGAAAGAATTTCCAGGCCATATCCACTGTGCCGACTTTGCCAAAACTATCTATGCAAACATTGTAGAGAACAAGGTCAGCATGAAACGAATTACTCTTCATTTCGTCCAGCAAGGAAAGGGCAGCATCAACACGACCCTCCCTTGCAAACGCACGAACAAGCGTAGTAAACAAGTGTATATTTACTTCATAGCCTAGTTCCTGCATTTGATGAAAGAGAGTAAGCATGGAATCACATTCATGAACTGAAGAGAGCGCACCAATCAATGTAGTATAAGCTGAAAAAGCAGGGCGAAACATGTACTTCCTCATACTCTCAATAATCCCAAAAGCTTCCCTCAACTTATTTGACTTGACAAAACTACCAACCAATTCAATACAAGTATTGTTATCTGGTCCAAACCCTGCCACACACATTTCTTCAAGAACCTGCTCCAAGTACACCAAGTTTCTAGTCCTAGCCATAACCACTAGAAGTGCATTGTAGGCCTCACGACCATGAGCTTCTTCAGTTTTCCGCTCCACCCATCGAAAAAAATGCAACGCCTTATTCACATCCTTCAACCTCCTTATCACTCCAACAACAAGTTCTGGTTGAAGCATTTCATCATACATCTTGAGGGCATCCTCAACGGCAGGTCCCCACATGCTAGTTTCCAATACCCCACACACATCAAACACTGCCTTATGGATACCTTCCACTTTTGTTGCATTCTCTTCCACAAAGGGAACAGCTTTACCGTTCATCTCAGGAGAAGGAGGAAATCCATTTGACCACTGTGAAGAGAACCTCTTAGATAAGGGCTCAATCTTTTTTCGGCATCTCAGAAAAAATCGAAGTTTTAGAACTGCAACCCcacaaaaaagggaaagaaaacatCAAACTAGAAGACTTCAATTTAACTATGAAACTGTAAAAAGCATATTTATGATGATAaggacaatgaaaaaaaaaggacCTTGGCTTCTTGAGAGAATTTTCATTCGTGCAGCCTTCGTTAGTGAATGGTTCAAGTAATGAAGAACTCGACGATCACCGAGAAGATGAAAAGAAAGAGTAAAGAGAAGTGCAACTCTGCAAAGAGAAGCTCAGAATAAGAAAAAACAAATTTAGCTAGAAATTTCAAATGGCTTCCCAACTGAAAGCATTTTTGTTTTTTCCTTCTAGGAGTACACTTTATGGTTAATTAATTTAATGTGTTTCTAATAATTGTGAGTAGCCTTTTGAAATATTCATATATTAacatttaaaataagttgttaatATAGAATTATTGGTAACCGTGGAaactgataattaattaataaatcataaaatgatattattttaaattcaacTTTTTTTAGCTGGATTAAGTTTAAGTTTTATCATTTTGTTATTTTACTATTGTAATTATCTTTAGTTAGAACTGTAATTGATATATCCATCGTTGTCAGAATCAATCTGGTAATTGAACCGTTCAGACTATTGGATCATTAAGTCTCTGGTTCAACCGGTGAGTCATCGATTGAACTTGTTGATCCggtcttatttaaataaaaatataaaatagtcaaaatttaaaattaaaatttgaaatacatgcCTTCACTAACATTTGAACAACAATCAAgtctcaaattctaaaaataactaatacgaAAATAGACATAAAATTAATCAGAACTGCTACAATAATATCTTAATTTGACACAATGAGAATAATATTCTATGAACTATGTCCAAGGATTAATTTCAAAGTCTAAGTATTTATCTTCATCTGATGTTCTTGGGATGATGGGGTTTTTCTACGTTAACTTCCTCATGGCTTCATAGCCATCTGAAACATACATCCACAAAAATCACTTACATAAACAGTTTAAAACCTGGATTCAACACAACACAACCTTCCAAACACACACAAGTCAGCACACAAATACGTAACCACAATGCAGGAAATCATGACAATCATCACACATCTCTTTAACCATACTG from Arachis hypogaea cultivar Tifrunner chromosome 10, arahy.Tifrunner.gnm2.J5K5, whole genome shotgun sequence includes:
- the LOC112715121 gene encoding uncharacterized protein is translated as MKILSRSQVLKLRFFLRCRKKIEPLSKRFSSQWSNGFPPSPEMNGKAVPFVEENATKVEGIHKAVFDVCGVLETSMWGPAVEDALKMYDEMLQPELVVGVIRRLKDVNKALHFFRWVERKTEEAHGREAYNALLVVMARTRNLVYLEQVLEEMCVAGFGPDNNTCIELVGSFVKSNKLREAFGIIESMRKYMFRPAFSAYTTLIGALSSVHECDSMLTLFHQMQELGYEVNIHLFTTLVRAFAREGRVDAALSLLDEMKSNSFHADLVLYNVCIDSFGKVGTVDMAWKFFHELKAQGLVPDDVTYTSMIGVLCKAERLDEAVELFEELDQNRSVPCVYAYNTMIMGYGSVGKFDEAYDLLERQKRKGCIPSVVAYNCLLTCLGKKGKVAEALRIYEEMKKDAAPNLATYNILIDMLCKAGQLEPALKVQEAMKEAGLFPNIMTVNIMIDRLCKAQRLDDACSIFLGLDHKLCTPDAVTFCSLIEGLGRHGRVDDAYMLYEKMLDSDQSPNAVVYTSLIRNFFKCGRKEDGHKIYKEMMHRGCSPDLTLLNIYMDCVFKAGEIDRGRDLFEEIKAQGLIPDVRSYSILIHGLVKAGFAKETYKLFYEMKEQGLHLDTRAYNAVIDGFCKSGKVNKAYQLLDEMKTKGLQPTVVTYGSVIDGLSKIDRLDEAYMLFEEVKSKGVDLNVVIYSSLIDGFGKVGRIDEAYLILEELMQKGLTANTFTWNCLLDALVKAEEIDEALVCFQNMKSLKCPPNEITYSIMINGLCKVRKFNKAFVFWQEMQKKGLKPNTITYTTMITGLARVGNVQEAKGLFERFKASGGRPDSACYNSMIEGLSSVNKAMDAYTLFEETRTKGCRIYSKTCVILLDALHKADCLEQAAIVGAVLREMAKSQHATRFS